In Candidatus Paceibacterota bacterium, the sequence AACAACCTAACCATCGCGACCAGTAACCTGAGCGTGACGACCAGCAACCTGAATCGCCGGGGTCTCTGGGGCATTCTGTGGAGACAGAAGCCGCCCCGGACCAACGCCCCGGTGCCGGGCCGAGGGTCGTTGACATCGCCAAAGAATCCGTATAGTTGATTGGGTTATGGCGTTGTGGGTCATTCGTATTCTATTCCTAGCCCTCTGCACGGGTGGCGGATATGCGATTAGCCAAGTGCGGCCCGAGTGGCTCGCCCATCCCTTCCTGTTCCTGGTCGCGGGCTTTGGTTTCGGGTGGCTCATGATTGCTATAGACGAAATGCTGAAGGGCTTTTCGCTCCGCGCCTTCTCCGCCACGACCTTCGGCCTGCTCCTGGGCACTGTCGTTGCTCTGCTCATTGACCACTCCGGCCTGTTCGGTGACCCGAAGGACGCCGCCCCCCATCGCCAAGTGGTTCGCATGGCGCTCTTCGTCGGCTTCGGCTATATCGGCATGGTGCTGGCCATGCGCAGCAACAAAGAAGACTTCTCCCTCATCATCCCTTACATCCGATTCGCGCCCCAGAACAAACCTGACAATCTGTTGTTGCTGGATACGAGCGTCATTGTAGATGGCCGCATCGCCGACCTGATCGAGGCCAACGTCATCGAGGGCCTGATTGTCGTGCCGCGCTTTGTGCTGAAAGAGCTCCAACAAATCGCCGATTCTAATGACACCATCAAGCGCGCCCGCGGCCGGCGCGGCCTCGATGTTCTCAATCGCATCCAGCGCAACACGCGCAATGAAGTCAAAATCCACGACGGCGACTTCCCGGACGAGGAGGGGGTGGATGGCAAGCTGGTGCGTCTGGCGCGCAACCTCCGTGCAAAGCTCTACACCAACGACTACAACCTGGCCAAGATCGCTGAGTTGCAGAAAGT encodes:
- a CDS encoding TRAM domain-containing protein; protein product: MALWVIRILFLALCTGGGYAISQVRPEWLAHPFLFLVAGFGFGWLMIAIDEMLKGFSLRAFSATTFGLLLGTVVALLIDHSGLFGDPKDAAPHRQVVRMALFVGFGYIGMVLAMRSNKEDFSLIIPYIRFAPQNKPDNLLLLDTSVIVDGRIADLIEANVIEGLIVVPRFVLKELQQIADSNDTIKRARGRRGLDVLNRIQRNTRNEVKIHDGDFPDEEGVDGKLVRLARNLRAKLYTNDYNLAKIAELQKVNCVNLHDLAKSLRTVLLPGETLSLRIVREGKDKGQGVGYLPDGTMVVVNNAQNAVGQQVEAQVQSQLQTGAGVIVFADLKQPSTA